A single genomic interval of Streptomyces sp. BA2 harbors:
- a CDS encoding MFS transporter has protein sequence MRRVAVASFIGTAIEFYDFYIYGTAAALVLNDAFFPTLDPVNATLASFSTYAVAFAARPIGSVVFGHFGDRVGRKSVLVASLLLMGLSTALVGLLPGYGTLGIWAPVLLILLRFLQGIGLGGEWGGAALLAVEHAPKKKRGLYAAFPQLGPSVGFFAATGVFWLLSAVLSDDAFRTWGWRVPFLLSFLLVGVGLFVRLRISETPVFAKVMDAQEASKVPTLDVLRRYPRELLLGAGGMVVAYGLFYTATTYCLAYSTGTLGVSRDTMLGLSLVACLFLAAGTWLAATRSDGAGRRKLVLVGAGLAVVWGLVLFPLLDTEQPVLMALALGGALFCMGVVYGPMGAYLPELFGTNVRYSGASLAYNLGGVLGGAVSPLVATRLQSAFGSSSVGWYVSAMAVVSLVCVLALPETRERELS, from the coding sequence ATGCGCCGCGTGGCGGTGGCGTCGTTCATCGGGACGGCCATCGAGTTCTACGACTTCTACATCTACGGCACGGCGGCCGCGCTCGTCCTGAACGACGCCTTCTTCCCGACCCTGGACCCGGTCAACGCCACCCTCGCCTCCTTCTCCACCTACGCGGTGGCGTTCGCGGCGCGACCCATCGGCTCCGTGGTCTTCGGGCACTTCGGTGACCGGGTCGGCCGCAAGTCGGTGCTCGTGGCCTCGCTGCTGCTCATGGGCCTCTCGACGGCGCTCGTCGGACTCCTGCCCGGATACGGCACGTTGGGCATCTGGGCGCCGGTCCTGCTGATCCTGCTGCGCTTCCTCCAGGGCATCGGGCTCGGCGGCGAGTGGGGCGGGGCCGCGCTCCTCGCGGTGGAGCACGCGCCGAAGAAGAAGCGCGGCCTGTACGCCGCCTTCCCCCAACTCGGCCCCTCCGTGGGCTTCTTCGCGGCGACCGGAGTCTTCTGGCTGCTCTCCGCCGTCCTCTCCGACGACGCGTTCCGCACCTGGGGCTGGCGCGTGCCGTTCCTGCTCTCCTTCCTCCTTGTCGGCGTCGGACTCTTCGTGCGGCTGCGCATCAGCGAGACGCCGGTCTTCGCGAAGGTCATGGACGCGCAGGAGGCCAGCAAGGTCCCCACGCTCGACGTGCTGCGGCGCTATCCGCGCGAACTGCTGCTCGGCGCCGGCGGGATGGTCGTCGCGTACGGGCTCTTCTACACGGCGACGACGTACTGCCTCGCCTACTCCACCGGCACCCTGGGCGTCTCGCGCGACACCATGCTGGGCCTCTCGCTGGTCGCCTGTCTCTTCCTCGCGGCCGGTACGTGGCTCGCCGCGACCCGCTCCGACGGTGCGGGGCGCCGCAAGCTGGTCCTCGTGGGCGCCGGGCTCGCGGTGGTGTGGGGCCTGGTGCTCTTCCCCCTCCTGGACACAGAGCAGCCGGTGCTGATGGCGCTGGCGCTCGGCGGCGCGCTGTTCTGCATGGGTGTCGTCTACGGGCCGATGGGCGCGTATCTGCCGGAGCTGTTCGGTACGAACGTGCGCTATTCGGGCGCCTCGCTCGCCTACAACCTGGGCGGTGTGCTCGGCGGCGCGGTCTCCCCTCTGGTGGCGACGCGGCTGCAGTCGGCGTTCGGTTCCTCGTCGGTGGGCTGGTACGTGAGCGCGATGGCGGTCGTGTCCCTGGTGTGTGTTCTCGCGCTGCCGGAAACCCGCGAGCGGGAACTGTCATGA